The following are encoded together in the Capsulimonas corticalis genome:
- a CDS encoding fucose isomerase has product MTKQVILIASGDLRIAANQTCEAAQAAMEAQIVAALEREGVTVKRGHPFDPKKGHGFIDSQKYGMEVFRGIDPEAPLIVAEAVWQYSHHVLHGLVTHKGPILTIANWSGTWPGLVGMLNLNGSLTKAGVKYSTLWSEEFTDEYFRKGLRQWLSEGTVTHDTSHAKAFEASAAPADAVALGAEFGRELKTRKAIMGIFDEGCMGMFNAILPDDLLHATGVFKERLSQSALYAKTLTVGDDEAQAVYQWLLDKGMTFHYGPDEATDLTEAQVLLQCKMYIAALRIADEFGCDTIGIQYQQGLKDLAPASDLVEGLLNNVSRPPVQHETTGEELYAGEALPHFNEVDEAAGLDALVTYRLWRKLGYAPETTLHDLRWGRQYTGGGIDEYVWVFLISGAAPPEHFIGGYAGTSSERQPPMYFRLGGGTVKGISKPGEIVWSRIYVADNALKCDMGLGGVVELPKEETDERWNLTTPQWPIMHAVLYGVTRDQMMAQHKANHIQVAYAPDAQAAQRALYAKAAALQELGVTVNLCGVA; this is encoded by the coding sequence ATGACAAAGCAAGTGATTTTGATCGCCAGCGGCGATCTGCGGATCGCGGCGAACCAGACCTGCGAGGCGGCGCAGGCCGCCATGGAGGCGCAGATTGTCGCGGCCTTAGAGCGCGAGGGCGTTACCGTCAAGCGCGGGCATCCCTTCGATCCGAAGAAGGGCCATGGCTTTATCGACAGCCAGAAGTACGGCATGGAAGTCTTCCGGGGGATCGATCCCGAGGCGCCGCTGATCGTCGCCGAGGCCGTCTGGCAGTACAGCCACCATGTGCTGCATGGTCTGGTCACTCACAAAGGGCCGATCCTGACGATCGCCAACTGGAGCGGCACGTGGCCCGGCCTGGTCGGCATGCTCAACTTGAACGGCAGCCTGACCAAGGCGGGCGTGAAGTACAGCACGCTTTGGAGCGAGGAGTTCACCGACGAGTACTTCCGGAAGGGGCTGCGCCAGTGGCTGTCCGAAGGGACCGTCACGCACGACACCAGCCACGCCAAGGCGTTTGAGGCGAGCGCGGCGCCGGCGGACGCCGTGGCGCTGGGCGCGGAGTTCGGACGCGAGCTCAAGACCCGCAAGGCGATCATGGGGATCTTCGACGAAGGCTGTATGGGCATGTTCAACGCCATCCTGCCCGACGATCTGCTGCACGCCACAGGCGTGTTCAAGGAGCGTCTGAGCCAGTCCGCGCTGTACGCCAAGACTCTGACCGTGGGCGATGACGAAGCGCAGGCCGTCTACCAGTGGCTGCTGGACAAGGGCATGACCTTCCACTACGGCCCGGATGAGGCCACGGATCTCACCGAGGCGCAAGTCCTGCTCCAGTGCAAGATGTACATCGCCGCCCTGCGCATCGCCGATGAGTTCGGCTGCGACACGATCGGCATCCAGTACCAGCAGGGCCTGAAGGATCTCGCCCCGGCGTCCGATCTGGTCGAAGGACTGCTAAACAACGTCAGCCGCCCCCCCGTCCAGCACGAAACGACCGGCGAAGAGCTTTACGCCGGCGAGGCTCTCCCGCACTTCAACGAAGTCGACGAAGCCGCCGGCCTCGACGCCCTCGTTACATACCGTCTGTGGCGCAAGCTCGGCTACGCGCCCGAGACCACCCTGCACGATCTGCGCTGGGGCCGTCAGTACACCGGCGGCGGGATCGACGAATATGTCTGGGTCTTCCTGATCTCCGGCGCCGCGCCGCCCGAGCACTTCATTGGCGGCTACGCCGGAACGTCGAGCGAGCGCCAGCCCCCCATGTACTTCCGCCTCGGAGGCGGCACGGTCAAGGGAATCAGCAAGCCCGGCGAGATCGTCTGGAGCCGCATCTACGTCGCCGACAATGCGCTCAAGTGCGACATGGGCCTTGGCGGCGTCGTCGAGCTTCCGAAGGAAGAAACCGACGAGCGCTGGAATCTGACCACTCCGCAGTGGCCGATCATGCACGCCGTCCTCTACGGCGTCACCCGCGACCAGATGATGGCGCAGCACAAAGCCAACCACATCCAGGTCGCCTACGCCCCCGACGCCCAGGCTGCCCAGCGCGCCCTCTACGCCAAAGCCGCCGCCCTGCAAGAACTCGGCGTCACCGTCAACCTCTGCGGCGTTGCGTAG
- a CDS encoding pentapeptide repeat-containing protein gives MKPFNFISKRKIPAFSVNKETISSVTTAHEDLLKPKVDPFSEAITAHDLWISTKGIEGQKLDVQKYDLKTADFAGANLSNIDLQGAKLKEIDFKDANVINTVFIDTDLEGSDLTEVNGLISEQLGGANLRRAKLPAEIKDFESLKNVEELSKNAGKLFLSMLLSSAFMLLTIQKTLDVQLITDSGTAKLPILDVDIAVRMFFWLAPTVLFFLYVAFHLYLQRLWESLSILPAVFPDGATIDQKTHPWLLSDLVRDYFPQLKSQRKPLSTIQSLLFSFLGYWFVPLMCLPFWARALPRRDWTITGTHVILIFLFMWTAVTFHHLTNITLRHKSKSINDWTTPKAFQLGKAKMNNAALSLAIGCIFFWLSTSAFNGVPRKLYQNNMPRPKLGTFNLRRWVPRILEELNVSPFANISDTEVSTKPTEWIDRDALHTPSPFQNIEFDYRTNQSLEKDYVQIAHVKPAFLTRSDLRYANAQNAFLVRADLNKSILDHADISHSDLRGAHMIDVSAQYTDLSSSLLSHADLSFANMSNSDLSYSDLRNTNLKGTNFRKAYLFVSNLKNSVLFRADFSNAITLNADLRNTQLMDTNFSGADLTQINFENTSLFNSNFTNANLTGARLHGAKLQTANLTNANLENADLSDADLSHVNWTGAKLIHVYYNKNTKWPLNFILQPIKPERINTNAKLNRAKI, from the coding sequence ATGAAGCCATTCAATTTTATATCCAAAAGAAAAATACCTGCATTTAGCGTCAATAAAGAAACAATATCTTCGGTAACTACGGCACACGAAGATCTACTGAAACCAAAGGTGGATCCATTTTCCGAGGCAATAACAGCACATGATTTATGGATATCTACCAAAGGCATCGAAGGGCAAAAACTTGACGTTCAAAAGTATGATCTTAAAACAGCAGACTTTGCGGGAGCTAATTTAAGCAATATTGATTTACAAGGAGCAAAACTAAAAGAAATTGATTTTAAAGATGCTAATGTTATCAACACTGTCTTTATTGACACCGATCTAGAAGGCTCTGACCTGACGGAAGTCAACGGCTTAATTAGCGAACAGCTTGGTGGTGCAAATTTACGACGCGCAAAACTGCCTGCGGAAATTAAAGATTTTGAAAGTCTAAAGAATGTTGAAGAGTTATCTAAAAATGCAGGCAAATTATTTTTGTCAATGTTGTTGTCTTCGGCCTTTATGCTCTTAACCATTCAAAAGACGCTAGACGTTCAGTTAATTACGGATTCAGGCACTGCGAAATTACCTATTCTCGATGTAGACATAGCTGTCCGGATGTTCTTCTGGCTAGCGCCTACAGTATTATTCTTTCTCTACGTCGCCTTCCATTTATACTTACAGCGACTATGGGAATCGCTGTCTATTCTCCCGGCAGTTTTCCCTGATGGTGCAACGATAGATCAAAAGACACATCCCTGGTTATTAAGTGATTTAGTTCGAGACTATTTTCCACAATTAAAATCGCAAAGAAAACCTCTATCCACAATTCAAAGTCTACTGTTTTCGTTTCTCGGATACTGGTTCGTACCTCTAATGTGTCTCCCATTTTGGGCAAGAGCTCTGCCTCGTAGAGATTGGACAATAACAGGAACGCATGTAATTTTAATATTTCTATTTATGTGGACAGCTGTTACTTTTCACCATCTTACCAATATCACGCTTAGACACAAAAGCAAAAGCATCAACGATTGGACTACACCTAAAGCATTTCAATTGGGTAAGGCCAAAATGAACAATGCAGCTTTATCACTAGCAATTGGCTGTATATTCTTTTGGCTTTCGACATCCGCATTTAATGGTGTTCCACGAAAACTATATCAAAATAACATGCCAAGACCAAAATTGGGCACATTTAACTTGCGCCGATGGGTACCGCGCATCTTAGAAGAACTGAATGTAAGCCCATTTGCGAATATTAGCGACACAGAGGTTTCTACAAAACCAACTGAATGGATAGATAGAGACGCGCTACATACGCCTTCACCATTTCAAAACATCGAATTTGATTACCGTACAAACCAGTCATTGGAAAAAGATTATGTGCAAATCGCACACGTTAAACCTGCATTCTTGACGAGAAGTGATTTGCGATATGCCAACGCACAAAACGCATTCTTAGTAAGAGCTGACCTGAACAAATCCATATTAGATCATGCAGATATTAGTCATAGCGATCTTCGTGGAGCGCACATGATAGATGTGAGTGCTCAATATACAGATTTATCAAGTTCACTTTTGAGCCACGCAGACTTAAGCTTCGCCAACATGAGCAATTCCGATTTATCATACAGCGATTTAAGAAACACAAATCTCAAAGGAACAAATTTTCGTAAAGCTTATCTTTTTGTATCGAATCTGAAGAACTCGGTCTTATTCCGCGCTGATTTCTCGAACGCAATAACATTAAACGCCGATTTGAGAAACACTCAACTAATGGATACCAACTTTTCAGGAGCAGATCTCACTCAAATAAATTTCGAGAATACTTCACTCTTCAATTCAAATTTCACCAATGCAAACCTCACAGGTGCAAGATTGCATGGAGCAAAACTCCAAACAGCAAATCTGACTAATGCTAATCTTGAGAATGCTGATTTGAGTGATGCGGATTTAAGCCATGTAAACTGGACAGGAGCGAAATTAATTCATGTATATTACAACAAGAATACAAAATGGCCTTTAAATTTTATTCTACAACCAATAAAACCAGAACGAATCAACACTAACGCTAAATTAAATCGTGCGAAAATTTGA
- a CDS encoding DUF4253 domain-containing protein, whose protein sequence is MELTPEEMRMIETIGFPHDVAIFVKQATSGALEHAAAEEDGQSAQAPAGLSVSLSKTRIEQFIETHQAALLLKGCRAFWSERRLPSGLRDSDELILLPTTDMMAIVRLRRSNGVNHGVSTADVIDRIAYWSTQCRLNVVGAACDWVALRFDTLPENLCVFAEDAYRFCPDAVEQGVAITYQEDSRALAAARALCPGARLKFTTQSGQSARALAGDFHAQFQATIREASYPPEVKAMLLREASEAARTPGLSREDGTKLLAYEIQRTKTLFLWWD, encoded by the coding sequence ATGGAACTCACGCCCGAAGAAATGCGGATGATCGAGACGATTGGATTTCCGCACGATGTCGCAATATTTGTCAAACAAGCAACGAGCGGCGCACTGGAGCACGCCGCCGCCGAAGAGGACGGGCAAAGCGCCCAGGCCCCCGCAGGATTGTCCGTCTCACTCTCCAAAACGCGCATCGAGCAGTTTATCGAAACGCATCAGGCGGCGCTGCTACTGAAAGGCTGCCGGGCCTTCTGGAGCGAGCGGAGGCTCCCCAGCGGTCTGCGGGACAGCGATGAGCTCATTCTCCTGCCAACAACCGATATGATGGCGATCGTACGGCTCCGCCGCTCGAATGGAGTAAACCACGGCGTCTCCACCGCCGATGTCATCGACCGTATCGCCTACTGGTCGACGCAATGCCGCCTGAATGTCGTCGGCGCAGCGTGTGATTGGGTCGCTCTGCGCTTCGATACGCTGCCGGAAAATCTCTGCGTCTTCGCCGAGGATGCTTATCGGTTCTGCCCCGACGCCGTCGAACAGGGCGTCGCCATCACATACCAGGAAGACTCCCGGGCCCTCGCCGCCGCGCGCGCCCTCTGCCCCGGCGCTCGTCTCAAGTTCACCACGCAAAGCGGACAATCGGCCAGGGCGCTCGCGGGCGACTTCCACGCGCAGTTTCAAGCCACGATCCGCGAAGCGTCCTACCCTCCCGAAGTCAAGGCAATGCTTCTGCGTGAGGCGTCCGAAGCGGCGCGCACCCCTGGTCTCAGCCGCGAAGACGGAACGAAGCTGCTGGCGTATGAGATCCAACGAACGAAAACGCTATTTCTGTGGTGGGATTGA
- a CDS encoding DUF4253 domain-containing protein — MALTAQELQLIESLKFPLAAAERIHQETGGVLEEAKSDEWDYRDDDEESGPIRGVSVLLPNAAVESFVETQQTAMEALGCRAFWSTRRQANGLQSGDELVVLPTTDMMEAIRWSHSNGGNYGVSMEDIIDRISRWRTLCDVQVVGAAHDWVALRFHTLPENICQFAEDVFELCPDSVHQGVALQYEEDEEALEAARTLCPDICITATTAEGQLERMTKGFPPEMVDQLREKLSQTMNSPRMKAMLEIVGNHSEPSEEDGVRLLAYEIRRSGYLFLWWD; from the coding sequence ATGGCTCTGACCGCTCAAGAACTGCAACTGATCGAATCGCTGAAATTCCCGCTCGCCGCCGCGGAGCGGATCCACCAGGAAACGGGCGGCGTTCTAGAGGAAGCCAAGTCGGATGAGTGGGATTACCGGGACGATGATGAAGAGTCCGGTCCCATACGAGGCGTCTCCGTCCTGCTGCCGAACGCCGCCGTGGAATCCTTCGTGGAGACCCAGCAGACCGCCATGGAGGCGCTGGGCTGCCGCGCATTTTGGAGCACACGCCGGCAGGCGAACGGCCTGCAATCCGGCGATGAGCTGGTAGTCCTCCCGACGACGGATATGATGGAGGCCATCCGCTGGAGCCACTCGAACGGCGGCAACTACGGCGTCTCCATGGAAGACATCATCGACCGGATCAGCCGCTGGCGAACTCTCTGCGACGTACAGGTCGTCGGCGCCGCCCACGACTGGGTCGCCCTACGGTTCCATACGCTGCCGGAAAACATCTGCCAGTTCGCCGAAGACGTCTTCGAGCTTTGCCCCGACTCCGTGCATCAGGGCGTGGCGCTGCAATATGAAGAGGACGAAGAAGCGCTGGAAGCCGCCCGGACGCTATGCCCGGACATCTGTATCACCGCGACCACGGCGGAAGGGCAGCTCGAACGCATGACGAAAGGGTTTCCTCCGGAAATGGTCGATCAGCTCCGCGAAAAGCTCAGCCAGACGATGAACAGTCCACGGATGAAAGCGATGCTGGAGATTGTTGGAAACCATTCCGAGCCCAGCGAAGAAGACGGCGTCCGCCTGCTCGCGTACGAGATCCGCCGCTCCGGCTATCTTTTTCTCTGGTGGGATTAA
- a CDS encoding alpha/beta hydrolase family protein: protein MSHLGAACAVLCLVSFCAIARAQTPSVTPAPDDAAFFDYDSQAPFAVTETPMGMQGGASVTRITYPSPVVTPYPEDNTVTAYLFLPSGTGPYPAMVVLHEWNPSSTRAGFGLASAAARANVSALVVVEPYSLNRRAKNPKGTAPAILSGNLPEMVGALRQAVLDARRGLDYLSRRPDIDPQRLGVGGISLGGVLSGLVTKVDPRVQATVTLVGGADFARGFWVGLLTRKYRKQILRDGYTYDEFLRAMAPIEANHWPRPIDPANVLMIDGRYDLVILPRGAKALSQALGDTRIVWLNSGHYGASLSAKPAAALTEQFLRARFYGDRAAYHPPDTLPSKTIKLGFLIGGHEGLSPAIAYQVIDFDRAGRYSLDGQLTLHGLSAGLSARLTPTLALGLEFPLFHGDVKPKPYLLAHIVL from the coding sequence TTGTCTCATCTTGGCGCTGCCTGCGCCGTCCTCTGCCTCGTTTCTTTCTGCGCCATTGCGCGCGCGCAAACGCCGTCGGTCACGCCGGCGCCGGATGACGCCGCGTTTTTCGATTACGATTCTCAGGCGCCGTTCGCAGTGACGGAGACGCCGATGGGGATGCAGGGCGGCGCGAGCGTCACCCGTATCACATATCCCAGCCCGGTCGTGACGCCGTATCCCGAAGATAACACCGTCACGGCGTACCTCTTTCTGCCTTCGGGAACGGGACCGTATCCGGCCATGGTGGTGCTGCACGAGTGGAACCCCAGTTCGACGCGGGCGGGGTTTGGGTTGGCGAGCGCGGCGGCGCGCGCCAATGTGTCGGCGCTGGTGGTGGTGGAGCCCTACAGCCTGAACCGGCGTGCGAAAAACCCGAAGGGAACGGCCCCGGCGATCCTCAGCGGAAACCTGCCGGAGATGGTGGGCGCGCTTCGTCAGGCGGTGCTGGACGCGCGGCGGGGGCTGGATTATCTGTCGCGCCGGCCGGATATCGATCCGCAGCGGCTGGGCGTCGGCGGAATCAGTCTGGGGGGCGTGCTGAGCGGGCTGGTGACGAAGGTGGACCCGCGTGTCCAGGCGACGGTGACGCTGGTCGGCGGCGCGGACTTTGCCCGGGGATTTTGGGTGGGGCTGCTCACGCGCAAATATCGGAAGCAGATTTTACGGGACGGGTATACCTACGACGAGTTTCTGCGCGCCATGGCGCCGATCGAAGCCAATCATTGGCCTCGCCCGATCGATCCCGCGAACGTGCTGATGATCGATGGGCGGTACGACCTCGTGATCCTGCCCCGGGGAGCGAAAGCGCTTTCCCAGGCGCTCGGCGATACCAGGATCGTCTGGCTCAATTCGGGACATTACGGGGCGAGCCTGAGCGCGAAGCCCGCCGCCGCCCTCACCGAGCAGTTTCTGCGCGCGCGGTTTTATGGGGATCGGGCCGCGTACCATCCGCCGGATACCCTGCCTTCCAAGACGATCAAGCTTGGCTTCTTGATCGGTGGACACGAAGGTCTCAGTCCCGCGATTGCGTATCAGGTGATCGATTTCGATCGCGCCGGACGATACTCGCTCGACGGCCAGCTCACTTTGCACGGCCTTTCGGCCGGGCTGTCGGCCCGACTGACTCCAACGCTCGCGCTGGGTCTGGAGTTTCCGTTATTCCATGGAGATGTCAAGCCGAAGCCCTATCTTCTTGCGCATATCGTGCTGTAG